The genomic segment TGTCAGTCTGTTGATGAGCTGCTATCCGGTCAGTTTCTCACTTTTTCACTGTAACTGTCTCCCCAGCCTCGACAAGCCAGCATGGCCACCGGTGTCATCAGGAATTTCCTCCTCCAGGCCCCGGCTCCACGCTACTTTCCCATGATGCTGCAGCACTCTCCGTGCAAGGAAGGCgcggaagagaagagagaggagatggaggaagagacagaggagagggaagatgaagaagagagagaagaggaggaggaagatgaagatgcTGCGTCTGAAGttcaggaagaagaggagggatgtTTGGAGGAGGTTTTCCTGCACCCCGCCCACCACGGCTTGGATGTGACCAAGCAGCTGCTGAGGTTCGCTGACATCATCAGTCGTGACGTCCAGCGTTACTTCGGCCGTTGTCCAGGCGACCAGGATGCTTGTGACATCTACAATGACTCTGTGTCTGTCACTACCAGCGGGCGCCTGCGTTACTATGATGACCTACTGCGGATTGCAAGAACAGGAACTCCAGAGGACCAAGAGGCCGCTTTCATCGCTAGCGGCAATGATCAAGGAGTCAGCGTCGCTAAGGGCAACAATGGGCTGGGGCCCCTGGCTGAACTGTTCGACCACAGGGGCCCGAGCCAGAGCCGCGGCCGACCAATGATTAAACGCCATCTCCCGCTCAGTTTCTGGACTGAGCCAATCCCCTGCTGTTCTCTGCTCATGCTCAGTAACACCCCAGACAGTACGCACTCAAACACTGATACACTTTCACAGGACAGCGCGCACACAATCCCCAACACTCCTGTACACTATAACCCACACTCACACCCCAGCACAAACGCCCTCGACAGCACCCAGCCTGACTTCAGCGACTTGCTGGCAAACTGGGATCCAAACCCCGAGCTCAGTCACACGCTGACAGAGAGCGCACACATTCACTCTGAGCAGCACTAACACCCGACTGCAGCTCAAATAAGACTACACTCGTGTTGGTGTCCTTTACCGTTTTGATACATACATGTGAAAAGAtgaataaaaaggaaaataataggAAACGACTAATACCTGTTGTACGTGTGCAGTTTTCTTCTGTAATCCTGTTGTAATGCATATCATTTGGgttatgtttgtgtttaaagTAGAATTATAGAATATATTAACATCACTGCACCAACATTTACACACTGAATTTGTCCTGAATTTGTCCAATCCTGAATCCAACCAACCCTGAGTTTGGAATTTATGAACCAGCCTCTGAGCTGAACTGATCAATTAATGATCTGTTAATTAGCCAGTGTGGAAGAAAAGCTTgaaggagggtgggagagaggagggagaggtgtaAGTGTTTGTTGTGGTTTAGGTctgtgattctcaacctttttcatatcgaggaccccacatttagtccacattagggccacagacccccatttgatgaacttttgtctcttggacccaaaactgagaatatttttacGGTTAGATACAATTTTGTCCAGAAtaccatgactatctgtattgtaggtagagagataacagtgaagctatggtcaaaataatcatttttccacattctctaattgtgttaacttcttgtaactTAAAtgatggtgaagtttaacgattcatcaatttgctggggaccccctggtgTTCCCCGCACTCCATGCTGAGAACCACTACTGGTTTAGGTAAATGGCAAGGGCTACATaggagagtggaagagagaagagagagccaGAGCTGCACATGCTATCGCCACGCTCTCACAGTTTCTAGGTAAATGAGAGTGTGATAAGGCgccgagagagaggaggagagaagatgagtgGAGCGAGAAAAGTTGGGAAGTATACGTGTTCCAATCTGGTGGGCTGGTGGAAGAGGGAAAACGGGAGAGgtatggaagaggagaggagaaaggaataGAAAGGGGGGAGAAAGTAAAGAGATGATGCAGCGTATGCGTGATGAGGCCTGAAGCATTTTTGCAGTCGATTAGCCAGTTTGACCAATTATGAAGCTGCGGGGCGCCATGTGACTGGCTTTCACTGAACCGAGTTCCAGCAGGCctaacttctgattggctgggagaGAAAACCAGTAGCGTtctgacacacactctcccacttAAACGTTATCTTGCATGCACTGTCCAGGTCTCACATGCAGGTATACTCACACCTGAGCGGAGGTAACAGGGCTCAGGAGCGAGAGACACATACACCAacatgaggacacacacacttgcatccGTAGCCGTGCTGGGCCTGCTCCTGTGGGCCTCCTGCATCCAGGCCAATGACACCGACGCTGACaagcagacagaggcagagacaccagTAGAAACACCAGTAGAAACACCAGCTGAGGCGGCGGAGGACAGCAAAGAGGCGCCGAAGAAGGAGAAAACGACcgagatagaggaggagaaggatgtGATGGTTCTCCACAGCAACAACTTTGACAGAGCGCTCAAGGAGAATCAGTTCTTATTGGTGGAATTGTGTGAGTAGTTTTAGCTGTCATCTTGAATTATCCACAGGAGAAACACTAGAGAGGTCagctctgcaaaaaaaaaaaatctaatgttGCGTATAGTTGTTTGTGCTAAAATGGGTTCCATTACCataatgaatgcaaaaaaattGATGTAAAATTGTCCTGTCCAGTTGGGTTTCTGTCAAAATTTGCCAGTGTTTTCTATTCTAGCCCTTGCCGGGAAGAACGCGTCATCCTAAAGTACATGTGCCAGTGAGTGTGCCAGTGAGTGTGCACGTGAGTGTGCACGTGGCCCCTCCAGATGCTTTCTTGGTGCAACTCTCCCACAGCTGAGttgaggggtggagggggtcgtagcggaaaaaaaagaggacaagAGTAAAGGGGATAAGGCCGGGCCCAACTGCCACTGTCACTATCAGCAGCTCATTTCCATGTTTATTTGCCAGTGGACAGAGCAGCGGCCTGTGGagcagctgcctgtctcactctgctgcttTGGttaaacctgtctgtctgtctgtctgtctgtctgtctgtctgtctgtctgtctgtcttcaatATCTCTTCTGCTCTGCCCTGCCTGGAAGCACTTTTCAGATCCGGTCCCATACTCTTGGTATAAAAAGAGTGCgtacgtgtgtttgtgcgtgtgtgtgcagatgccCCATGGTGCGGACACTGCAAACAGTTGGAGCCAGTGTACGCAGAGGCGGCTGGGAAGCTGAAGGGGGAGGAGCCAGTGATGCGATTGGCCAAAGTGGACGCCACAGAGGAGATGGAGCTGGCTGAGGAGTTTAACGTCGAAGGCTTCCCCACTCTGAAACTGTTTGTCAATGGAGACCGCAAACAGCCTGTGGACTACACTGGTAAACACACAGCCCATAACCCACAATTAACCTGGCTCATCAATAGGCATGACTGTAACATAAATATCCATgtctgagctgtgtgtgtgtgtgtgtgtgtgtgtgtgttttccaggtaaGAGGACAGTAGAGGGTATAATCAAATGGATGAAGCGTCACTCTGGCCCCAGTTCTGTAGTGTTGGACACTCCAGCCTCCGCGGATCAATTCATCAATGCACACAATATCGCTGTTGTGGGATTCTTCAGTGTacgtctatctatctatctatctatctatctatctatctatctatctatctatttatctgtctatctatctatctatctatctatctatctgtctatttatctgtctatctatctatctatctatctatctatctatctatctatctatctatctatctagcacTCTGTCTTACCAACCGTTAAATCATGAAatcatctgtctatctatataTTTATCGTTCTTTATCATTCTCCCCATCAGAGTCTAGAAAGTGAGGAGGCCAAGGTTTTCACCGAGGTTGCCATGAAGATGGTGAACACCGAGTTCGCCCTGACAGCTAGTCCTGAGGTTTTCCAGAAGTATGAGGTGAAATCCAGCTCCGTCGTGCTTTTCAAGAAGGTATGGacttgcacagacacacacacccacatacacacacattcaaacagagAGCAGGGTGGAGCGTTTCTGCCAGAGGTAATGCAAGGACACAAGGAAGCCTAATGATGTTAGCTTTTGCTGCCATCTGCTGTCAGAGATGGTTCTCAGATATTTAAagggtgtgtgttttcttgtattGCTACACTTATGAGGAAatgtcctcataaggatagaaaaaggaaaatcatcCACAGTGAGGATGTTTTTCcgctcctcacttcttcaacTATTGTAGTGTTCAGATTTGGGATTAGGGTTACAgttagaattaggtttaggcACTGGGGGTTAGGGACTGAATGTAGTCAATAAAGGTCCTCAttagtaatacaaatgtgtgcatatgtgtgtgtgtgtttgctagtTTGATGACGGCAGAGCAGACCATGCATTGTCAGAAGAGGGGAAGCTGGACAAAGACAAGCTGACCTCCTTCATCGAGGAAAACAGCCTGGAATTGGTCACTCCGTTCAGTGAAAAGGTAAGgtcaacacacactgtcataaACATAGCATAACATTAATTATGCTGAAAaggttacagtgtgtgtgtgtgtgtgtgtgtgtgtgtgtgtgtgtgtgtgttcagactgcAGATAAGATCTTCGGCTCtaagatccacacacacagcctgctgtTCTTCAACTCCACTGCGGAGAGTCAGACAACCCTGCTGGAAGACTACAGGACTGTTGCCAAGGAGTTCAAGGGCAAGGTAACATACtgatctgagtgtgtgtgtgtgtgtgtgtgtgtgtgtgtgtgtgtctttgagagaaagacagacagaaagaaaaaagatttgAGGGGAGTCATTTAATGGAACTTTGCTGTCTtggtttttatgtatttgtgtgcgtgtatgtgtgtgtgtgtgtgtgtgtgtgtgcgtgtgtgtaggtgctgTTCGTTGTGCTTGATGTGACAGCAGACCTGTCTCATGTGCTGAACTACTTTGGCGTGTCTGAGAAAGATGCCCCCACTGTGCGCATCATCAACACCGACACAGTGAAGAAGTTCGCTATCGGCGCCGGGGAGATCACAGCAGACTCACTGCGACAGTTCTGCCAGGGGGTCCTGGATGGCGCTgtccaggtaacacacacacagacacacacacacacgcacacacacacacacacacagtcagacattCTTCACACAGAAAGCAAACATAAATTGTGTGAGAAGTCAAAGCCATAAACACATATTTAGAAAATTGTCTCAGACAGGAGAACCGCTGACACTGTAAAATATTTAGAAAAATTGGTTGACTGTTAATTGTTTTATATATGATGACATCAATTGTACATTTAAGTTTGATTACTGtttgaatttgttgactttgcttTGTTAATAAGTACTTTTATATTTCATGAccataaagcaccttgaattgaattgaattgaattgagaagaGACAATAACAGCTCTTATTTGATTTCTCTTCTCTCAGCCCCACCTGAAGAGTGAGGAGATCCCTGAGGACTGGAATAAAGGCCCAGTCGCCGTCCTGGTGGGGAAGAACTTTGAGGCTGTTGCTCTGGACCCGACCAAAAACGTCTTTGTAGAGTTTTGTAAGTCAGTCTGCCTGCCTGTAGAGTTTGAGTAACATCTGGGCCCGAGCTTCAGCCCAGCTTCATGTCAAACTAATGTAATCCTCACCTTACAGACTCAGGTGTCCCAGCTATCACCTGACAAACACGCCTCCCTGCATCTTCTaacagcactgtgtgtgtgtgtgtgtgtgtgtgcgtgtgtgcagatGCTCCGTGGTGTGGCCACTGTAAAGAATTGGCTCCAATCTGGGACAAGCTGGGTGAGAAGTACGCTGAccgtgatgacatcatcatagCCAAGATGGACGCCACGGCCAACGAGGTGGAGTCTGTCTCCGTCGCTGGATTCCCCACACTCACGTACTACCCTGCTGGCGGCAAAgaggtacgcacacacacgcacacacacacacacacacacacacagacatatacacacatatacacaagcgCATGCAGACTCACATTCTGCGTCTGGATTCcccaaacagacaaacacatcttttgtacttttgtttttgtaaaaacCTCGTGATTATTTCCCTCTGCCACCCATccccctgtctcctctcctgtcctcctccactcctccctcttctcttcgtccctctctcctctgttgtccTCCAGGCGGTCAACTACTCCGGCAACAGGGATCTGGAGACTCTGTCTAAGTTCCTGGACAATGGAGGAGTGTTGCCTAAGGAGGAGAAGGgcaatgatgacaatgatgacaatgatgacaatgatgaccACGataacgatgatgatgatgatgatgatgaaggggAGGTCTGTATTTGTACAGCTACTTTACATACGTATCTTCCTATAAATATAAATCTATCCGCTCACCACTtgatctctctcactctcttccagGTGACTGATGAGTCATCAGAGCCACCAGCCAACAAAACATCTAAAGATGAGCTGTGATGTCACTCTGGCTCCAGCCAACCAGGATCAATCTAGCAGCTTCCAGTGTTTCCTAATAAAATTAATTTTGGTCACATGGTGTTGAGCATTCATAACTGTTTTAACTGATGTGATTAGTTAGTAATGAGttattataacaataataataactgtatttttttttttttttttttatgatatgcATGCATTGTAACAGCTCTCAGTGGGTTCTAAACATTGCTTGGGTGTGTCTGTAACACTTAATTTGACCTAAAACCTGTTTTCCCATAACATAATAGTTACTTTGGACAATTCATGTTGACTGGTAAACGTTTCAATTTCTAAGCTTCCTACACCTGGAAGTTGCATGTAGTGTCCAACAAAGTAATGAATAAAATGGAGAACTCAGGCTAGTTTGATAagtattttgacatttgattgTGCCTTTTTTAATCCTTACTTAAACAGGAAAGTTGACCTGGGGGAGTTGtcacagggggagggagggttttTCAACTTTGTATTTGAAAAATCACATGAAAAATGACTGACGACTGTGATTGCTGAAGTGTAAATATACATCAAGAATAAACAGTTCAGTTATAAAGCTGAATGTGTCACCTGTGCCTCCTCCTGACTTTTTCAACATGAAGGAAAACCTAAACACCTCTGCTTTAGTATACAAAATGGCTATGTGATAAGTTTATCAGTGAACAAGTTTATGAAGAGCACCCAAATGTGCCATTCAGGTCAACATAAACCCAGACTTCCTTAATTGGAAAAAGAATTACaaggggaacacacacagagaggaagacatttACAGAAGTTGATGGGTGGTAAAGAGAAGAAGTGGTAATGGAGCCGATCTGCCGTACAAAACAGCGGTGGGTAtatggagagagcaagaggtaGATAGGACAACATAATtggtaaacagacagaaagaaagaaagaaagaaagaaagaaagaaagaaagaaagaaagaaagaaagaggacataggtagatggacagatagaaacagagtcGTAGTTCTCATTCCTGAAGTGCCGTGAGTGGCGAAACAGAGTGGTAGATAATGGTGGATATAGCCAAGGAGGTGCATGGTACAAagagttagatagatagatagatagatagatagatagatagatagatagatggaaggaaggcgtgtttgagggaaagaggaaaagacgaTAGGGTCTGAGGTTTTCCAGAAGTATGAGGTGAAAACCAGCTCCGTCATGCTCTTCAAAAAGGTTTGGCCTATTAGGGAAACAGGTGAAGGGAGAAACGCACAAGGAAAATACATAATTAAGGTTTGTTTTGTATGAGGGAATAGGTAAAGAAGATAGGTTTGTATGGGGAAAACAGGTAAAGAAGGTAGGACTCTATGAGGGAAACAGGTAAAGACGGAAGGTTTGTATGAGGGAAACAGGTAAAGAGGGTTGGTTCATATGAAGGAAACAGGTAAACACAGTAGGACTGTACGAGGGAAACAGGTAAAGGTTGGTTTGTATGAGGGAAACAGAAATAGCAGGGAGGACCGTATGAGGGAAGTGAAGAGCCACATGTTTCTCATTCCAGAGTGAAACAGGTTGAGCAGGCTGTGATGTCAGGACTGCCTCCAACATGGGAAGTGTTTCTGTCAGCTGAGTTTCCTCATTTGTCTAAGGTAAGACCACTGTTTTGATATCTCACATATATCACACAGTTTCATTTGTGAGGCTGAGTACTACATGTCGCATATTTACACTTTGTATATGGCAGAGACAGATCTATACTTGTTTGGATCAGATACAGGTGGGTATTGCTTGCTTACGTAAGAGAAAAGTCCCATGTGAACGTCTCTGGTCCAGGATAATTAGCTACACACTGTAGCTACGCCACTTTAATGTCTGTGAGTTTTAGACAGAGTGCGATAGAAGTGATGTAGTGACTCATAAATTTCTCTTGAGGTGCAGGTGGTGAGGTGGAACCGCATGATTCACAGTTTTGTTGTGGTGCCATTTCTTAATGAGAGTGCTCAGCATTACACAATGACACATTTTACACTGCTATTTGAATTTATGCGTGTTTAACTGGGCAGctgacagcagctgatttctAGGTATGACTcacatattttaatatgtaaCTAACTATGCAAATCACATAACAAATGAGatacatagtgttatatattgaATGGAAGTCCATGATCTCCTCTATTTCTTGATGTTGATCAATATGCACTGCTCTGGATTATTTAAGTTTACTTATTCTATACGGTAAGTAATACCAAACTGGGACATGACACCACCTGCTATATTAAGTCCCATATTTTTGGAGTaagtttcatattttaactCTGAAAGTAAttgaaagtgtatgtgtgtaagtgttatATTGAAGGAAAGCACAggatctcctctctctctttgtaccAACCATTATTTGCTGCAGTggatgctgcagtgtgtgttgtactATGACAATGACCCTGCCACAATCTCACTTTGAATGCATACTGCTCTGGTCAAGGTTTAGACTGGTAAATACACACTGGTTTCAAATGTAGCTCCCTGCTGCTGTTTAATCTATAGAAGTTGAGGAGTCGATCCCAGTGACTCCCACAATTAGAATCACAGTTGGAATCGACTCCAGAGATTTGGGATTTGTGCACCACCATGGACAACGGCTCTAACTACAGGGAGGCTGGGGGCTGGGATATTCAAATTACGTTCAAATTACTTATTTATTGCTGATTTGTTGACAAACACTGGGCTGGATCCCAGTTAGGAACTATGGTGAACTGGCAATGACTACATGTTTAGGCTTACAAGGTGTGAACCTGGCACTGTGCGTTTTGTGTGGTGTATGAAGGTCTGCATCagatctctgtctctcctcgtCTTTATCGGCAGCACCCTGTTTCGTTTGATGATCTCCTGATGGACCCTCCGTCGTACGATGAGGCCAGTCGCCACCCTCCCGCTCTGGACACAGGGGCATTCAccatctcccctccccctccctacGATGGGCCCCTTGCATCGCCAGCCACACCCCCTCCCAGCTATGGAGAAGCAGGtattgtctctctatctctctctctctcccacttgcTCACCCTCTCTGCCAAAATACCTTCAGTTGCAGTGTAATTTCCTTATACTGTGGCCTGCATGGGTTATTGCTGAAGTGTGTGCCTTTTGTAGTTACCCTGCAACCAGATCTTTTCCCTGTCCTGACTCCACCCACAATGCCAACTGCTGTGACCTCACCCCCGCAGCAGACTGGATACATCATCCATCAATCAACACAAAGTAATAGGACtacacctttatttttcctctAAATGTTACATATAGAAACCAACCAAAACAACACTGAATTTGCTTTTCTCTTTatcctgttttctcctctcctcctcctcctcctcctcctcctcctccacccctcctctgtctccctccatctttcatatctctctctctctctctgtctctctctctctctgcctgccagtTGGAAT from the Centroberyx gerrardi isolate f3 chromosome 3, fCenGer3.hap1.cur.20231027, whole genome shotgun sequence genome contains:
- the percc1 gene encoding uncharacterized protein percc1, whose protein sequence is MATGVIRNFLLQAPAPRYFPMMLQHSPCKEEEREDEEEREEEEEDEDAASEVQEEEEGCLEEVFLHPAHHGLDVTKQLLRFADIISRDVQRYFGRCPGDQDACDIYNDSVSVTTSGRLRYYDDLLRIARTGTPEDQEAAFIASGNDQGVSVAKGNNGLGPLAELFDHRGPSQSRGRPMIKRHLPLSFWTEPIPCCSLLMLSNTPDSTHSNTDTLSQDSAHTIPNTPVHYNPHSHPSTNALDSTQPDFSDLLANWDPNPELSHTLTESAHIHSEQH
- the pdia2 gene encoding protein disulfide-isomerase A2, with protein sequence MRTHTLASVAVLGLLLWASCIQANDTDADKQTEAETPVETPVETPAEAAEDSKEAPKKEKTTEIEEEKDVMVLHSNNFDRALKENQFLLVELYAPWCGHCKQLEPVYAEAAGKLKGEEPVMRLAKVDATEEMELAEEFNVEGFPTLKLFVNGDRKQPVDYTGKRTVEGIIKWMKRHSGPSSVVLDTPASADQFINAHNIAVVGFFSSLESEEAKVFTEVAMKMVNTEFALTASPEVFQKYEVKSSSVVLFKKFDDGRADHALSEEGKLDKDKLTSFIEENSLELVTPFSEKTADKIFGSKIHTHSLLFFNSTAESQTTLLEDYRTVAKEFKGKVLFVVLDVTADLSHVLNYFGVSEKDAPTVRIINTDTVKKFAIGAGEITADSLRQFCQGVLDGAVQPHLKSEEIPEDWNKGPVAVLVGKNFEAVALDPTKNVFVEFYAPWCGHCKELAPIWDKLGEKYADRDDIIIAKMDATANEVESVSVAGFPTLTYYPAGGKEAVNYSGNRDLETLSKFLDNGGVLPKEEKGNDDNDDNDDNDDHDNDDDDDDDEGEVTDESSEPPANKTSKDEL
- the LOC139923679 gene encoding uncharacterized protein LOC139923679 isoform X1, with the protein product MSGLPPTWEVFLSAEFPHLSKHPVSFDDLLMDPPSYDEASRHPPALDTGAFTISPPPPYDGPLASPATPPPSYGEAVTLQPDLFPVLTPPTMPTAVTSPPQQTGYIIHQSTQIGIIESVESRQQRANPTVVVVQPQPISTLGDGPGVILCPYCHQVVTTKVSYVPGRAAWCMCILFTVMGLVCGCCLIPFMAHGMQDAYHSCPHCQNHVHVYTR